A genomic segment from Pollutimonas thiosulfatoxidans encodes:
- the rplC gene encoding 50S ribosomal protein L3 translates to MSNSTPTPAAYRLGLVGRKVGMTRIFTEEGESIPVTVLDVSNNRITQVKSPEIDGYAAVQVAYGSRRASRVVKPQAGHYAKAGTEAGSILKEFRLDPAKAAEFSAGSVVAVESVFEAGQKVDVTGTTIGKGFAGTIKRHHFAGQRNSHGNSLSHRTPGSTGMAQDPGRVFPGKKMAGHLGDATRTVQNLDIVRVDAERGLLLVKGAVPGHKNADVVVRPAIKMSAKKGA, encoded by the coding sequence ATGTCGAACTCGACACCTACACCTGCCGCCTATCGGCTGGGGCTTGTGGGGCGTAAAGTTGGCATGACCCGTATTTTTACCGAGGAAGGCGAGTCCATCCCGGTAACCGTACTGGACGTGTCCAACAATCGCATTACCCAAGTAAAGTCGCCAGAAATCGATGGTTATGCAGCTGTGCAAGTGGCCTATGGCTCCCGCCGCGCTTCCCGCGTGGTCAAGCCGCAAGCCGGGCATTACGCAAAGGCCGGCACCGAAGCCGGTAGCATCCTCAAAGAATTCCGTCTAGATCCCGCCAAAGCCGCTGAGTTTTCAGCCGGTTCGGTCGTGGCCGTCGAAAGCGTCTTCGAAGCAGGACAAAAGGTTGACGTCACTGGTACGACTATTGGTAAAGGCTTTGCCGGCACCATCAAGCGCCACCACTTTGCCGGACAGCGAAACTCCCACGGGAACTCCCTGTCGCACCGTACACCAGGTTCCACGGGCATGGCCCAAGATCCAGGCCGCGTGTTTCCGGGCAAGAAAATGGCAGGTCACCTGGGTGACGCTACTCGTACCGTTCAAAACCTCGACATCGTGCGTGTCGACGCCGAGCGTGGCTTGTTGCTGGTCAAGGGCGCAGTCCCGGGCCACAAGAATGCCGACGTGGTCGTGCGTCCCGCCATCAAGATGTCGGCCAAGAAAGGAGCCTAA
- the guaD gene encoding guanine deaminase translates to MNDENKQRIALRGPVLSFRDDPFIAGDAAAMHYEADGLVLIDHGLVTAFGDYQQIRTQLSDHVVTEYKNALIMPGFIDTHVHYPQTEMMGSYGKQLIDWLNQYTFVTEQRYADPAHAAMVADVFLRECLRVGTTTASVYCTVHPASVDAFFNAAQSRKMRMIAGKVLMDRNAPAGLTDTAQSGYDDSEALIQKWQHTGRLSYAITPRFAPSSTPAQLEAAGALWKRYPNSHVQTHVSENLHEIAWVKDLYPERSNYLDVYAHYGLTGPKAIFGHAVHLEESEWQHLASSGSAVSHCPSSNGFLGSGLFNFLRAKQNPNPVRVGLATDVGAGTTLSMLQTMGAAYKIGQLGHYSLSAAKAFYLATRGAAQALYLDDKIGSIAPGMEADLIVLDLHSTPLIDFRMQHCAGIEDAMFVQMTMADDRATQAVYIAGQLAYQRD, encoded by the coding sequence GTGAACGATGAGAACAAGCAGCGCATAGCACTGCGCGGGCCAGTATTGAGCTTTCGGGATGATCCTTTCATTGCCGGCGACGCCGCCGCCATGCACTACGAGGCGGACGGCCTCGTGCTTATTGATCATGGCCTGGTCACGGCCTTCGGCGATTATCAGCAGATCCGGACGCAGCTTTCAGACCATGTGGTCACCGAGTATAAGAATGCGCTGATCATGCCCGGCTTCATCGACACCCACGTGCATTATCCACAGACCGAGATGATGGGCTCTTATGGCAAGCAACTGATCGACTGGCTGAATCAATACACCTTCGTCACGGAACAGCGTTACGCCGACCCCGCCCATGCCGCGATGGTGGCCGATGTCTTCCTGCGCGAATGCCTGCGCGTGGGCACGACAACAGCCTCGGTCTACTGCACGGTTCATCCCGCATCGGTCGATGCCTTCTTCAACGCGGCGCAATCGCGCAAAATGCGCATGATTGCCGGCAAGGTCCTCATGGACCGCAATGCCCCCGCCGGACTTACCGATACAGCACAGTCCGGTTACGACGATTCCGAGGCCCTGATCCAAAAGTGGCAGCACACGGGCCGGCTGTCCTATGCGATTACGCCACGCTTTGCGCCCTCGTCCACGCCTGCGCAGCTCGAAGCCGCCGGCGCCCTATGGAAACGCTATCCGAACAGCCACGTACAAACCCACGTCTCGGAGAACCTGCACGAAATCGCCTGGGTAAAGGATCTGTATCCGGAGCGCAGCAACTATCTGGACGTATACGCCCACTATGGCTTGACGGGCCCCAAGGCAATTTTCGGCCACGCTGTCCACCTGGAGGAATCCGAGTGGCAGCACCTGGCCAGCAGCGGTTCGGCCGTATCCCACTGCCCAAGCTCCAATGGCTTCCTGGGCAGCGGGCTGTTCAACTTCCTGCGCGCCAAGCAAAACCCCAACCCCGTGCGAGTAGGCTTGGCCACCGATGTAGGCGCCGGCACAACCCTGTCCATGCTGCAAACCATGGGCGCCGCCTACAAGATAGGGCAGCTCGGACACTATTCCTTATCCGCCGCTAAGGCCTTCTACCTGGCCACCCGCGGCGCCGCGCAGGCCCTGTACCTGGACGACAAAATAGGCAGCATCGCACCAGGCATGGAAGCCGACCTGATCGTTCTGGACCTGCACTCCACCCCACTGATCGATTTCCGCATGCAGCATTGCGCAGGCATCGAAGACGCCATGTTCGTGCAAATGACCATG